Proteins found in one Heptranchias perlo isolate sHepPer1 chromosome 23, sHepPer1.hap1, whole genome shotgun sequence genomic segment:
- the LOC137341108 gene encoding inward rectifier potassium channel 2, which translates to MGSVRANRYSIVSSEEDGMKLATMAVANGYGNGKSKIHTRQQCRSRFVKKDGHCNVQFVNMSEKGQRYLSDIFTTCVDIRWRWMLVIFCMSFILSWLLFGCMFWLIALMHGDLDKNNYKGEHKPCVSEVKSFTAAFLFSIETQTTIGYGFRCVTEECPIAVFIVVFQSIVGCIIDAFIIGAVMAKMAKPKKRNETLIFSDNAVIAMRDGKLCLMWRVGNLRKSHLVEAHVRAQLLKSRITPEGEYIPLDQVDINVGFDSGIDRIFLVSPITIVHEIDEDSPFYDLSKQDLDNSDFEIVVILEGMVEATAMTTQCRSSYLASEILWGHRFEPVLFEEKNYYKVDYSRFHKTYEVPNTPLCSARDLAEKKYILSTPNTFCYENEVALMNKDDESESGAPESPSTESQTNTDHNQATVPLEPRPLRRESEI; encoded by the coding sequence ATGGGCAGCGTGCGTGCCAACCGCTACAGCATTGTGTCTTCAGAGGAAGACGGAATGAAGCTGGCTACGATGGCAGTTGCCAATGGCTACGGCAatggcaaaagcaaaatacacacCAGGCAGCAGTGTCGGAGCAGATTTGTGAAGAAAGATGGCCATTGCAATGTTCAGTTTGTAAATATGAGTGAGAAGGGGCAACGCTACTTGTCGGACATCTTCACAACATGTGTGGACATCCGCTGGCGGTGGATGCTGGTCATCTTTTGTATGTCCTTCATCTTGTCCTGGCTGTTGTTTGGATGCATGTTTTGGCTTATTGCACTGATGCATGGTGACTTGGACAAGAATAATTACAAAGGAGAGCATAAACCATGCGTTTCTGAGGTCAAAAGCTTTACAGCTGCATTTCTATTCTCCATCGAGACCCAGACTACTATTGGCTATGGCTTCCGCTGTGTGACAGAAGAGTGCCCCATAGCAGTGTTCATAGTGGTCTTTCAATCCATCGTGGGCTGCATCATTGATGCTTTCATCATTGGTGCTGTCATGGCGAAGATGGCCAAACCAAAAAAGAGAAATGAAACCCTCATCTTCAGTGACAACGCTGTGATAGCTATGAGAGACGGAAAACTCTGCTTAATGTGGCGGGTTGGAAATCTACGCAAAAGCCATCTGGTGGAGGCCCACGTACGAGCCCAGCTGCTTAAATCTAGAATAACACCAGAGGGTGAATACATACCCCTGGATCAAGTAGACATCAATGTAGGCTTTGATAGCGGAATAGATAGAATATTTCTGGTGTCTCCTATAACTATAGTACATGAAATTGATGAAGACAGTCCTTTCTATGATTTGAGCAAACAGGATCTGGACAATTCAGACTTTGAAATAGTAGTGATTCTTGAAGGGATGGTGGAAGCTACAGCAATGACAACTCAGTGTCGCAGCTCATATCTCGCCAGTGAAATTCTCTGGGGTCACCGATTTGAGCCAGTGCTCTTTGAGGAGAAAAACTACTACAAAGTTGACTATTCCCGCTTTCACAAAACCTACGAGGTGCCCAATACACCTCTTTGTAGTGCGAGGGACTTGGCAGAAAAGAAATACATACTCTCCACACCAAACACTTTCTGCTATGAAAACGAGGTGGCGCTCATGAACAAAGACGATGAGAGTGAGAGCGGGGCACCCGAGAGTCCGAGCACAGAGTCGCAAACTAACACGGACCATAATCAGGCCACTGTTCCATTAGAGCCTCGCCCACTGAGGCGAGAATCCGAAATCTAA